From Zonotrichia albicollis isolate bZonAlb1 unplaced genomic scaffold, bZonAlb1.hap1 Scaffold_86, whole genome shotgun sequence, one genomic window encodes:
- the LOC141728098 gene encoding N(6)-adenine-specific methyltransferase METTL4-like — MSVVHRLAVGWLVDHLSFINQCGYEVCDSFAHPGDVTPSTSATSTEDCHSISTFAATPSSSNGPSYCPGNAVETEGKRAKMRYVFREEFFDISKPYIAAAPEEQLCQGCPEVSLTEIKANSNREEYQEGAKSDTGDSLATARKKHRRKCVFNQGELDALEYHSKVRKLIWEGTLDLVQEGLKSGFLHRMTAKLSCRKNNVPQHIVCGLAELCEMAKQFPAVNESDHQAVCVLEEETSSAEQDLLSYVVENSSNCAKIIVLMGQKYLVPPRSSFLLSDISCLQPLLNYKKKYDVIVIDPPWENKSVKRSNRYVF, encoded by the exons ATGTCCGTGGTACATCGTCTGGCAGTGGGATGGCTTGTGGATCATCTCTCTTTCATCAACCAGTGTGGCTATGAGGTCTGTGACTCCTTTGCACACCCTGGTGATGTCACTCCCAGTACTTCTGCCACATCTACTGAAGACTGTCACAGTATTTCTACTTTTGCTGCCACCCCTTCATCAAGCAATGGTCCTTCTTACTgtcctggaaatgctgtagAAACAGAAGGTAAAAGAGCAAAAATGAGATACGTGTTTCGGGAGGAGTTCTTTGATATTTCTAAGCCCTATatagctgcagctcctgaggagcagctgtgtcAGGGATGCCCTGAGGTGAGTCTGACAGAAATAAAGGCCAACAGCAACAGAGAGGAATACCAAGAAGGAGCAAAGAGTGACACTGGAGATTCTCTTGCCACTGCTAGGAAG AAAcatagaaggaaatgtgtgttCAACCAAGGTGAACTGGATGCTTTGGAATACCATTCAAAG GTCAGGAAGCTCATTTGGGAAGGGACTTTGGATTTAGTCCAAGAGGGACTCAAAAGTGGTTTTCTTCACCGTATGACTGCAAAACTCAGTTGCAGGAAGAATAATGTTCCTCAGCACATTGTCTGTGGGTTGGCTGAACTATGTGAAATGGCAAAGCAGTTTCCAGCTGTGAATGAAAGTGACCATCAAGCTGTATGTGTGCTAGAGGAGGAAAcctccagtgcagagcaggacctgctTTCGTATGTTGTGGAAAACAGCTCAAACTGTGCAAAGATTATTGTGTTAATGGGGCAGAAATACTTGGTGCCACCAAGAAGCAGTTTCCTCTTATCTGATATTTCATGTTTACAGCCCCTGCTGAACT ACAAGAAAAAATATGATGTAATTGTGATTGATCCACCATGGGAGAACAAGTCTGTTAAAAGGAGTAACAGGTATGTTTTTTAG